Genomic segment of Mycolicibacterium psychrotolerans:
TCGAGGGTGGGGCCGTAGATCGGCCGCACCGCGGTGCCCCGCGCATCGGTGGCGCCGCCGTTGGCGTGCATCGACTCGATGCGACCGATGCCCGCCAGCAGGTTCCAGCTCACGCCGCAACCGGGCGTGGCCGAGGCCATCTTGGTCTCGGCGTTGCGGTAGGCGGCCAGCGCCATCGACGGGATGCGCAGTGTGCCGGGGGAATTCACGACCACCGCGGGTGGTGGTGCGGACACGGTGGACGCGGCGATGCGCATTGGCGTCGGGGCCTTGGCCACCGCCACCACCGACACACCCGATTCGCCGGCCGCCGGTGCGACGGCGGCGAGCGGCATTACGGCCGCGTCGCGGGTCGGGGCGTTGGTCGAGGGGGCGGAGGCGCCGACAGCGCCTGCGAGCACCAGGGGGGTCAACACTGCGGCAACACCGAAAGCCGGCATCCGCACGACGCGTCCGGCGCGACTCCTCGCTGCTCCGAGGGCCGCTCCTCCCCCTATGTGCACTCAACCGTCCTAGCTGTGTGATCGCCTGTGAACCCCGTCACCATACCTATTCGGCTACGGCCGTGTAACAGCATTGGCCACAGCTGTCTCATCCGGATTTCCGGGACCGCCGCTCACCGGTGTCGGGTTTGCTCGATTCGCCGTCGCCCGCGGCGTCGGCAGGACGGAGCTCGACGAGCATCTCGCGGATCTCCTCGAGCTCGCGGCGCAGGTAGTCGCGGGTGGCCACCTCGCCGACCGCGAGCCGCAGCGCGGCGAGTTCGCGCGCCAGGTACTCGGTGTCGGCCTTGGTCTGCTCGGCACGCCTGCGGTCCTCTTCGAGCGAGACCCGGTCCCGGTTCTCCTGCCGGTTCTGCGCCAGCAGGATCAGCGGTGCGGCGTAGGCCGCCTGGGTGGAGAAGGCCAGGTTCAGCAGGATGAACGGATACGGGTCCCACTGCCAGGCGAACGCGCCGACGTTGAGGAACACCCAAACGATCACGAAGATGGTCTGGATCGCCAGGTAGCGCCCGGTGCCGAGGAAGCGCGCGAAGCGCTCGCTGACGCGGCCGACCGCCTCCACGTCCAGCCGCGGCGCGAACGAGCGGCTGCTCTTGGGCGTGTCGAGGCGCTGCCGAGCAGACAGGTCGCTCATGTCGTCCTCTCGGCGGTCACGATCTCGGGTTCGGCTTCACGCTCCCGCCAGTCGTCGGGCAGCAGGTGGTCGAGCACGTCGTCGACGGAGACCGCGCCGAGCAGGTGGCTCTCCTCGTCGACGACCGGGCCGCACACCAGGTTGTAGGCGGCGAAGTATCGGCTCAACGCACCCAGCGAATCCTCCGGCCGCAGGCTGGGCAGGTCTTTGTCGACCATGCCGCTGACCAGCGCGGCGGGTGGTTCGCGCAGCAGTCGCTGCAGGTGCACGCAGCCCAGATAGCGTCCCGTCGGCGTGGCGGTCGGCGGCCGGACCACGAACACCAGTGACGCCAGCGCCGGTGTCAGATCCGGATCACGCACGCGCGCAAGGGCTTCGGCGACCGTGGTGTCGGGCGCCAGGACCACCGGCTCGGACGTCATCAGACCGCCGGCGGTGTTGGGGGAGTGGCTCAGCAGGCGTCGCACGTCCTCGGAGTCCTCCGGGTCCATCCGGCGCAGGAGCTGCTCGGCGTCGGCCGGGGTCATCGTGCCCAGCAGGTCGGCCGCGTCGTCGGGATCCATCGCCTCGAGCACGTCGGCGGCACGCTCGGTCTTGAGCTGCCGCAGCAGCGCGACCTGCTCGTCCTCGGGCAGTTCCTGCAGCACGTCGGCGAGCCGTTCGTCGTCGAGCGCGTTGACCACCTCGTAGCGGCGCTTGGCGGGCAGTTCGCGGATCGCGTCGGCCACCTCGATGGGGCGCTGGCCCTCGAACTGCTCGAGCAGCTGAGCCACCCCCTGATCGGGCATCGCCAGCCCCGACGGCGTGAGGCCCTGGACGTGTTGCCAGTCCACGGTGTGGACGTTGCTGCGCCGGCCCAGCCGCCGCTGTGGACGGACGGCGACCTTGGTCACCACCCAGTCGCGCGTGCGGGTCTGCTCGATGCCCAGATCCACCACCACGACGTCGATCCCGGCCAGCTCGGTCAGCTCGGGGTCGTCGACGCGCACCCGGGTCTCGAGCACCTGGCCCAGCACCAGCACCTCGCCGGGACGTTGGGAGAAGCGGCGCAGCGACACACTGCCGGTGGACAGGGTGACCGCACCCGGTTCGATCGCGGTGACGCGCAGAATCGGCACGAAAATCCTTTTGCGCGTCAGCAATTCGATGACCAGACCGAGGACACGCGGTTGTTGGCGGACCAGGCTGATGCTGATCACCACGTCGCGCACACGGCCGATCGATTCGCCGTCGGGACCCAGCACCACCATTCCCGCGAGCCGGGCCGCATAGACCCTGTTGACCGACGCCATGGTTGTCAGAGTAGAGAGTGAGGTTGTGGAAAACCGCTATCGACCCCGTCGAACGTGCCTGTCAGTGCCGGGCAGCAGCGCGAAGATGATCGAGAAGGCGAAGACGCTGCCTGCCGACGAGGTGTTCCTCGACCTCGAGGACGCGGTGGCCGCCGACGCCAAAGCCCAAGCGCGCGAGCAGGTCGCGGCCGCGCTCGCCGAACCGGGATGGGCCGGGCAGTTGCGCGGGGTGCGCGTCAACGACTGGACCACTCCGTGGACCCACACCGATGTGATCGACGTGATCGGCCGGGCGGGGGCGTCCATCGACATCGTCGTGCTGCCCAAGGTGACCGACGTCTCACACGTGCACGCCCTGGATCTGCTGCTCGGTCAGGTGGAGGCCGCGCACGGTCTGCCGGTCGGGCGGATCGGCATCGAAGCCCAGATCGAGGACGCCCGCGGGCTGACGAACATCGACGCGATCGCCGCCGCCCCCCGCGTGCAGGCGCTGGTGCTCGGCCCGGCCGACCTGATGGCCAGCCTGAACATGCGCACCCTCGAGGTGGGGGAGCAACCGGAGGGCTACGACGTCGGCGACGCCTACCACCACGTGCTGATGCGGATCCTGATCGCCGCGCGCGCCAACGGGATCAACGCGATCGACGGACCGTATCTGAAGGTGCGCGACGTGGAGGCCTTCCGCCGGGTGGCCGGTCGGGCCGCGGCGCTGGGTTTCGACGGCAAGTGGGTGCTGCACCCCGACCAGATCGCGGCGGGCAACGAGATCTTCAGTCCCCGCCAGGAGGCCTACGACCACGCCGAGCTGATCCTGGAGGCCTACGAGTGGCACACCTCCCGGGCGGGCGGCGCCAGGGGAGCGGTGATGCTCGGCGACGAGATGATCGACGAGGCCAGCCGCAAGATGGCGCTCGTCATCGCAGGCAAAGGCCGCGCGGCCGGCATGCGCCGCTTGGGCGAGCGGTTCGTCCCAGCGAGCGGCTAGGGCGCCCACTGCCAGTTGCCGGCATACAGCAGCGTCGTCAGCGCGAAGTAGATGACGCCGACGATGATCAGCAGCGTGCTGATCACCACGGCGGCCACGGCGAGCCCGAAGCCGTTCTGGCCGGTGCGCCTGGTCTCGCGCATCGCGATGATGCCGAGCACCAGGCCCACGATCGAGGGCAGTCCGCAGCAGATCAGACCGCCCAGCGCGGTCGCCAGTGCCGCGATCGCCTTGCCGTTGGTGCCCGGCGGACGCGGCGGATACCCCGGATACGTGGTGTAGGCGGGGTACGCGGAGTAGTAGCCGGGCGGCGGTGGGCCCGGGTACGGCGGCGGATAGACCGGCGGCGGCAGCCCGGGATCGTCGAAAGGCTGCTCGGGGCCGCTCGTGGTCATCGGTGCCGCTTCGTCAGGAACTGAGGGCGTAGAAGTTCCACACCAGGCTGATCACCAGTGACACCGCGCCGACGGCGATACCGGCGACCGCGAGCCCGTGGCCGGCCTGACGGGTCTGCTTGATCTGGTTGAGCGCCAGGATGCCGAGCACGATCCCGACGATCGAGCCGACGAAGCAACACACCCCGACGATGGACGCGACCAGCGACGCGATCGCCATCGTGTTGGTGCCGGGAGCCGCGGGCGCGCCGTAGCCGTACTCGGCGTTCGGGTAGCCGCCCATCGGCGGAGGCGGGTAACCGCCCGGTGCGGTCCCGTAGGGCGGCGGCGGCGGATAGGCCGGACCGCCGTAGCCGGGGTAGGGCGCCGGCCCGGTGTTCTGATCCGGGTAGGGCGGTGCGTACCCGGGCGGGGGCGGGGGATACTCCGTCGGCGACGAGTACTGCGGCGGCGCCGGGTTGTAGGCCGGCGGCGGCGTGTAGTCGGGGGGAGTCGCAGACTGCTCGATCGGGGGCGCCTCGTAGCCCGCGGACGACTGCTCTGACCCGCCGGCAGCGGAGTCGGAACGGTCGTTTCGGCCTGCGTCGTCGTCCGAACTTGTCATGCTGATCAACCTAGCGTACGTACAGGTGAGCCGAGGGGAACGTGCAGCGGGGCACCTTTGGCCCGTCCCGAGCGTTGACCCAGCAACGAGGTGCTTTGCGGATCGAAGGAGTGCAAGACCATGACCAGCCCGTTCCAGCCAGGCCAGACACCGGGCGCTGCCGCGTCGGGCCGTGGCCGTCCGGTGGGTCTGCCCACCCCGCCCAAGGGGTGGCCCATCGGGTCCTACCCGACCTACGCCGAAGCCCAGCGCGCGGTGGATTACCTTTCCGACCAGCAGTTTCCGGTCGAGCAGGTCACCATCGTCGGCGTCGACCTGATGCAGGTCGAACGGGTCACCGGCCGACTGACCTGGCCCAAGGTGCTCGGTGGCGGCGTGCTCACCGGCGCCTGGCTCGGCCTGTTCATCGGCCTGATCCTGGGGTTCTTCAGCCCGAGCCCGTGGGGGTCGCTGATCACCGGTCTGATCGCCGGTGTGTTCTTCGGCCTGATCACGTCCGCTGTGCCGTACGCGATGGCGCGCGGCACAAGGGATTTCAGCTCGACTCTGCAGCTGGTGGCCGGGCGCTACGACGTGCTGTGTGATCCGCAGGGCGCCGAGCGTGGCCGGGATCTGTTGGCCCGTCTGAAGATCTGACGTGGCCGATGTCCTGGCCACGGTGCGGGCGAAGCTGCTCGACCACTTCGCCCGGGCCGGCGCGATGGAGCCCGACGAGGCCAGCGTGACCTTTCTGGGCACCGACCGGATGGTCATCCTGCGCTTCGGTGCTACCGAAGATGTTGCAGCGCACTATGTTTCGCTCGGTTGTTCGTCTCACCCGATGGTGGACCCCGGCGATCTGATGGCCGATCCCGTGCGCGGACCCCGTGCGGAGGTGATGGTGTCACTGCGCGGCCCGTCACCCGTCGGGCTCGCGCGCTCGGTGGCGGTGGTGGCCGCCGCGCCGGCGGTGGAGGGTTTGGTGCTCGAACCCGACGCGCTGATCGACCTGGAGACGCCGCTGTGGCAGGGCGCGCCGTTCACCGCGTTCCTGTTGGGCCGCAGCGACATCGGCGACGTCGCGCTGCCCGAGCCCTACTCCCCGGTGAGCGTGCTGTCAGCGGTGCCGATCACCGCGACCGAAGCCGCCTGGGTCCGGCTCAAGGGCGCGCCTGCGATGCGGGAGGCCTGGGAGCAGGACGGCGTCGACGTGACCGATCCGCGTCGACGGGCGGCCAGTCCGGCCTGACAGGGGCCGCTACAGCCAGTGGTTGCGCCGGAAGGTGCGGTACAGCAGCAGGCACACGGTGACCATCACCAGCAGCACCGCCGGATACCCCCACGTCCAGTGCAGTTCAGGCATGTTGTCGAAGTTCATGCCGTAGATGCCCGCCAGCGCGGTCGGCACCGCGGCGATCGCCACCCAGGCCGAGATCTTGCGCATGTCGACGTTCTGCTGCATGGCGACCTTGCCGAGCGCGGCCTGCACCAGCGAGCTGAGCAGTTCGTCGAAGCTGGCGATGCGATCGGCCGCCTTGATGGTGTGGTCGAGCACGTCGCGCATGTAGCGGCGGATCTCGACGTTGATCAGGTCGTCGTGGTGGGTGCCGATCCGCTCCAGGTCGGTGGTCAGCGGGCTCACTGCGCGCCGCATCTCGACCACCTCCCGCTTGAGCAGATAGATGGTCTCGATGTCGGTCAGCGGCCGCGGCGAGAAGATGTCCTCCTCCATCGCGTCGATGTCGGTCTCGATCAGTTCTGTCACGTCGAGGTAGGTGTCGACCACGCTGTCGGCGATCGCGTGCATCACCGAGTAGGGCCCCAGCTTCAGTGAGGCCGGCGAGGCCTCGAGCCGCTTGCGCACCCCGGCCAGTCCGCCGTGCTCGCCGTGGCGCACGGTCACCACGAAGTCGGGACCGACGAAGATCATGATCTCGCCGGTCTCGACGATCTCGCGCATGTTGGCGATCGACTCGTGGTCGACGTACTTCACCGTCTTGAGCACCAGGAACAGCGTGTTGTCGTAGCGCTCGAGTTTGGGCCGCTGATGGGCGTGCACGGCGTCCTCGACCGCGAGCTCGTGCAGACCGAACACGTCGGCCACGGCCTGCATCTGGTGCTCGTCGGGTTCGTGCAGGCCGATCCAGACGAACGCCGCTCTGCCCTCGGCCTCGATCGCGTGCACCTTCTCCAGCGCCGCGGCGTGGGTGTACTTGCCGGGCAGCCGGTTGCCGTCGCAGTAGACGCCGCAGTCGACCATCGCCCGTGCGACCGGGACGTGGATACGGCGGGCATCGGGATCATCCGGTCGGGGCCGACCGCCCTGACGCATGAGCGACGGCGGCAACGCGCGAAACGACGGCATGCGAGAGACCTCCCTCCGGATACTCCGTGCCCCCAAGCTAGTCGGATCGTACGCGGGGAGCCTGGCCGAAACCCCTCACCGAGGGCCAACCCGTTCCTGTGAGAACAGGCGGTCGGTTACCCTGACGCCCGTGGCGGACAGTGCTGTTTCCCCTTCGCGTGAGCCTTCGGCGGCGCGGACCCCTCAGGTGGTCGTCGAAGACCACGAGATCTTCGAAGCGCACGAGGGCGGCAAGCTCTCGGTGGGGATGAACTCACCGCTGGACACCCAGCGCGCGCTGTCGATCGCCTACACCCCGGGGGTGGCGAAGGTCAGCCGGGCGATCGCGACCGACAAGACGCTGGCGGCCCGGTACACCTGGGCGCACCGGCTGGTCGCCGTGGTCAGTGACGGAAGCGCGGTGCTCGGACTCGGTGACATCGGCGCCGCGGCCTCGCTGCCGGTGATGGAAGGCAAGAGCGCGCTGTTCAAGGCCTTCGGCGGGCTGGACTCCATCCCGATCGTGCTGGACACCAACGATCCCGACGAGATCGTCGAGACGCTGATCCGGCTGCGGCCGACCTTCGGCGCGGTGAACCTCGAAGACATCTCGGCGCCACGCTGTTTCGAGATCGAGCGCCGGGTGATCGAGGCGCTCGACTGCCCGGTCATGCACGACGATCAGCACGGCACGGCGATCGTCGTGCTCGCGGCGCTGCACGGCGCGGCCACGGTGCTGCAGCGGGACATGCACACGCTGAAGATCGTGATCTCGGGCGCCGGTGCCGCCGGAATCGCCTGCGCGAACATCCTGCTGGCCAAGGGCGTCGGTGACATCACGGTGCTCGACAGCAAGGGCATTCTCTCCTCGGCCCGCAGCGACCTCAACCCGTTCAAGGCCGAGCTGGCCACCCGGTCGAACCCGCGCGGCCTGCACGGCGGGCTGGCCGAGGCGCTCGACGGAGCCGATGTGTTCATGGGGGTGTCGGCCGGGCTGGTGCCCGAGGAGCTGATCGCCACGATGGCCCCGGGCGGCATCGTGTTCGCGATGTCCAACCCCGATCCCGAGATCCATCCCGATGTGGCGCGCAAGTACGCCGCGGTGGTCGCGACCGGACGCAGCGACTTCCCGAACCAGATCAACAACGTGCTCGCGTTCCCCGGGGTGTTCCGCGGGGCGCTCGACGCCGGCGCCCGGCGGATCACCGAGAAGATGAAGGTCGCGGCGGCCGAGGCGATCTTCTCGGTCGTCGGCGACGACCTGGCGGTCGACCACATCGTGCCGAGCGCACTGGACCCGCGCGTGGGTCCGGCGGTGGCGGCGGCGGTGGCCGCCGCGTCCGAGGACTGAGTCGGCTGCGTCGGACATGGCGGCTGGCGGCCGCGCTGACCGTGGCGGTGCTCGTGGCCGCGTGCGGCGGGCGGCCTGCGCCGCCGCCGGTCCCGGTGGCGGCGACCGCCGACCCGCAGGCGCAGCTCGTCGCGCACCTCTACGCCTCCGCGCTGGGGTTCTACGGAAGTCCGGCGCAGGTCCGCACGTCGGAGGATCCGCTGGCAGGGTTGGACTCGGCGGACGCCACCGTCGTGCCGGGGTTCACGGGACGGCTGCTCGAGCGGTTCGACCCGGACGCGCCCGCCCGCTCCGACGTGCAGGTGTACCGCTCGCTGCTCTCCGCGCTGCCCGAAGGCGTGGCCGCAGGCGACTACACGGTCTCGGCTGAGGACAAGCCCGCCGTGGCGGTCACCGACGCCGCGGCCGGAGAGTGGGGTCGCGACGTGTCCGCATTCGCGCGACGCTGTCCGGACGTCGCGGTCGGCGCGGTCAAGGGCGCGCCGCGGCCGTCGTCGCTCGGCACCTGTGCACTGCCCCGCGCGCGTGAGTTCGTGGATGCAACAGAGCTTTTCGCGTCGTTGCGGGCCGGAGAGGTGGACATGGCGTGGACGTCGACGGCCGCTCCCGATGTGCCGTCGGACGTGGTGATGCTCTCGGACAAGACGTCGCTGATCCGCGCCGAGAATCTGGTTCCGCTGTATCGGCGCAACGTGCTCGGTGAGTCGCAGGTGCTCGCGCTCAACGAGATCGCCGGGGTGCTGGACACCGGGTCGCTGGCCGACATGCGGCGCAAGATCGCCGAGGGCGCCGACCCGGGCCTGGTCGCCGGGCAGTGGCTCGACGCGCATCCGCTCGGCACGAGCAACTAGCGGCTTGTCGGCGAGCGCGCGCGTTTGTGCGTCGACACGCCGCACACTCCGGGCAGTGTGCGCGCGCTCGCGGCGATCGAGCGCTCAGCCGAAGAAGGAGAACGGCACCCCGTCGGTCAGCGCGGTGACCGCGCGCGGGCAGAAGATCTGGATCGCCAGCCCGGTGAACATCGTCGCCGGCCCGAGGGGGCGGCCCAGTTCGTCGGCCACCTTGGCGGCGACGTCCGCGGCGTTCTGTCCCGGTTCGGCGAGCATCGGGCACACCTGCTCGCCGACGCGGGTGGCGGTGCCCGCGTCGATGTCACCCAGGCGGTAGTGGTCGAGCGCCGAGAGGAAGACATCGGTGGTGGAATCGGCCTGGGCGGGCGCTGCGGACACGGTGGCCGCCGCCGCGATCGTCACGGTGGCCGCCACCAACGTCGCCACGGCCGGGAACCTGAACGTCATGCCCTTATTGTCGTCGATGGGACGCGCGGCATTACGCGTCCCTGGCCGCCCCCTGCGGATACCGGTACCCGCGGTACCGCTATGGTGGGCCGAACTGGACACACGTCGAACAACGGGAGCGGATATGCAGGGCTTCGCGGGAAAGGTGGCCGTCGTGACCGGCGCCGGCTCAGGCATCGGTCAGGCGCTGGCGATCGAGCTGGGCCGCTCGGGCGCCCACGTCGCCATCAGCGACGTCGACACCGAGGGGCTGGCCGCCACCGAGGAGCGGCTGAAGGCGATCGGGGCGCAGGTCAAGGCCGACCGCCTCAACGTCGTCGAGCGCGAGGAGTTCCACCTCTACGCCGACGGCGTCGCCGAGCACTTCGGCAAGGTCAACCAGATCTACAACAACGCCGGCATCGCGTTCACCGGCGACATCGAGATCAGCCATTTCAAGGACATGGAACGGGTGATGGACGTCGACTACTGGGGTGTGGTCAACGGCACGAAGGCGTTCCTTCCGCACCTGATCGCCTCCGGCGACGGACACGTCGTCAACGTCTCGAGCGTGTTCGGGCTGTTCGCTGTGCCGGGCCAGGCCGCCTACAACTCCGCGAAGTTCGCGGTGCGCGGGTTCACCGAGGCGCTGCGTCAGGAGATGGCGCTGGCCGGTCACCCGGTGAAGGTCAGCTGCGTGCATCCTGGCGGCATCAAGACCGCGATCGCCCGTAACGCCACCGCCGCCGAGGGGCTCGACGCCGACGAACTGGCCAAGACGTTCGACAAGAAGCTCGCCAGCACCACCCCGGAGAAGGCCGCCCAGATCATCCTCGACGGCGTCCGCAAGAACAAGGCCCGGATCCTGGTCGGCAACGACGCCCGGATGTTCGAGTACGTCATCCGCTTCGTCGGCGCCGGCTACCAGGGGCTGTTCCCGCGGGTCGTCGCCCGGCTGACGCCCAAGCAGTAGCCGCCGTCGAAGGCAGCTACCCGAACGCCTCGTCGATGATCTCCTGCTGCTCGACGGCGTGCACCTTCGACGAGCCCGACGACGGTGCCGACATCGCGCGCCGCGAGATCCGCTTGATCCCGGCGAGGTGATCGGGCAGCAGCTCGGGCAGCGTCAGCCCCATCGTCGGCCAGGCGCCCTGGTTGGCCGGCTCTTCCTGCACCCAGAACTTCTCCCTGGCGTTCGGGTAGCGGTCCAGGGTCTCGGCGAGACGGCGCTTCGGCAGCGGCGCCAGCTGCTCCACCCGCACGATCGCCACGTCCTCGCGCTTCTCCTTGGTCTTGCGCGCCGCCAGCTCGTAGTACAGCTTGCCGCTGGTCAGCAGGATGCGCGTCACCTTGGACCGGTCGCCGTCACCCTCGTCGTAGGTGGGCTCCTCGAGCACCGAGCGGAACTTTTGCTCGGTGAACTCCTTGAGGTCACTGACCGCGGCCTTGTTGCGCAGCATCGACTTCGGCGTGAACACGATCAGCGGCCGGTGGATCCCGTCGAGGCCGTGGCGGCGCAGCAGGTGGAAGTAGTTCGCCGGTGTCGAGGGCATCGCGATCGTCATCGACCCCTCGGCCCACAGCAGCAGGAACCGCTCGATGCGGCCCGACGTGTGGTCGGGACCCTGCCCCTCGTGACCGTGCGGTAGCAGCAGCACGACGTCGGAGAGCTGACCCCACTTGGCCTCACCGGAGCTGATGAACTCGTCGATGATCGACTGCGCCCCGTTGACGAAGTCGCCGAACTGCGCCTCCCACAGCACCAGCGCATCGGGATTGCCCACCGAGTAGCCGTACTCGAACCCGACCGCGGCGTACTCCGAGAGCGCCGAGTCGTACACCATGAACCGGCCGCCGGTCGGGTTGCCGTCCGAGTCGACGGTCAGCATGTCCAGCGGGGTGAACTCCTTGCCGCTCTTGCGGTCGATGATCACCGAGTGCCGCTGGGTGAACGTGCCGCGGCGGGTGTCCTGGCCGGTCAGCCTGATCGTCCTGCCCTCGGCCAGGAACGATCCCAGGGCCAGCAGTTCGCCGAACGCCCAGTCGACTTTGCCCTCGTAGGCCATCTCGCGGCGCTTCTCGAGCACCGGCTTGACGCGCGGATGCACGTTGAAGTCCTCGCCGAACGCCAGGTGCGCGTCGCCGATGCGCTGCAGCAGCGACTTCTCCACCGCCGTGTTGGTGCCGGCCGGGACCATCTGGTCCGCTTCGACCGAGTGGCTGGGTTCGATGGCGTGCTTCTCGAGTTCGCGGACCTCGTTGAAAACCCGCTCGAGCTGACCCTGGTAGTCGCGCAGGGCGTCTTCGGCTTCCTTCATCGAGATGTCGCCGCGGCCGATCAGCGCTTCGGTGTAGCTCTTGCGGACCCCGCGCTTGGTGTCGATGACGTCGTACATGTTGGGCTGCGTCATCGACGGGTCGTCGCCCTCGTTGTGCCCGCGCCGGCGGTAGCACAGCATGTCGATGACGACGTCCTTCTTGAACTTCTGCCGGAAGTCCATGGCCAGCTTGGCCACCCACACCGCGGCTTCGGGGTCGTCGCCGTTGACGTGGAAGATCGGCGCGCCGATCATCTTCGCGACGTCGGTGCAGTACTCCGACGAACGCGAGTCGTACGGCGACGTGGTGAAGCCGATCTGGTTGTTGACGATGATGTGGATCGTGCCGCCGGTGCGGTAACCGCGCAGCAGCGCCAGGTTGAGCGTCTCCGCCACCACACCCTGCCCGGCGAACGCCGCGTCGCCGTGCAGCATCATCGGCACGACGGTGAAGTCGTTGGACCCGTTGGTCTCCTCGCCGGTGTCGAGCGTGTCCTGCTTGGCGCGCACGATGCCTTCCAGCACCGGGTCGACGGCCTCGAGGTGGCTCGGGTTGGCCACCAGTGACACCGCGATGTCGTTGTCGCCGAACATCTGGATGTACGTGCCGGTCGCGCCGAGGTGGTACTTGACGTCACCGGAGCCGTGCGCCTGTGACGGGTTCAGGTTGCCCTCGAACTCGGTGAAGATCTGGCTGTAGGGCTTGCCGACGATGTTGGCCAGCACGTTGAGCCGGCCGCGGTGCGGCATCCCGATGACGACCTCGTGCAGACCGTGCTCGGCGGCCTGGTCGATCGCCGCGTCCATCATCGGAATGACGGTCTCGGCGCCTTCCAGCGAGAAACGCTTCTGCCCAACGTATTTGGTCTGCAGGAAGGTCTCGAACGCCTCGGCGGCGTTGAGCTTGGACAGAATGTACTTCTGCTCGGCGACCGTCGGCTTCTCGTGCTTGACCTCGATGCGGTCCTGCAGCCACTGCTGCTGCTCGGGCTCGAGGATGTGGGTGTACTCCACCCCGACGTGGCGGCAGTAGGCGTCGCGCAGCAGGCCAAGGATGTCGCGCAGCTTCTTGTGCGTCTGGCCGGCGAACCCGTTGACCTTGAACTCGCGGTCGAGGTCCCACAGCGTCAGCCCGTGGGTGTTGACGTCCAGATCGGGATGGCTGCGGAAGCGGGTGTTGTCCAGCCGCAGCGGGTCGATGTCGGCCATCAGATGACCGCGGTTGCGGTAGGCCGCGATCAGCTCGATGACGCGGGCGTTCTTGTCCTCGATCGAGTCCGGGTTGTCGATGCGCCAGCGCACCGGCTCGTAGGGGATGCCGAGCTCACGGAAGATCTCGTCGTAGAACTCGTCGTCGAGCAGCAGCTGATGGATGGTGCGCAGGAAGTCGCCCGACTCCGCGCCCTGGATGATCCGGTGGTCGTAGGTGGAGGTGAGCGTCATCAGCTTGCCGATGCCGACCTCGTTGATGCGTTCCTCGCTGGCGCCCTGGAACTCCGCCGGGTACTCCATCGCGCCGGCGCCGACGATCGCGCCCTGGCCCTGCATCAGCCGCGGCACCGAGTGCACGGTGCCGATGGTGCCCGGGTTGGTCAGCGAAATCGTCACGCCGGCAAAGTCTTCGGC
This window contains:
- a CDS encoding HpcH/HpaI aldolase/citrate lyase family protein, with product MENRYRPRRTCLSVPGSSAKMIEKAKTLPADEVFLDLEDAVAADAKAQAREQVAAALAEPGWAGQLRGVRVNDWTTPWTHTDVIDVIGRAGASIDIVVLPKVTDVSHVHALDLLLGQVEAAHGLPVGRIGIEAQIEDARGLTNIDAIAAAPRVQALVLGPADLMASLNMRTLEVGEQPEGYDVGDAYHHVLMRILIAARANGINAIDGPYLKVRDVEAFRRVAGRAAALGFDGKWVLHPDQIAAGNEIFSPRQEAYDHAELILEAYEWHTSRAGGARGAVMLGDEMIDEASRKMALVIAGKGRAAGMRRLGERFVPASG
- a CDS encoding general stress protein produces the protein MTSPFQPGQTPGAAASGRGRPVGLPTPPKGWPIGSYPTYAEAQRAVDYLSDQQFPVEQVTIVGVDLMQVERVTGRLTWPKVLGGGVLTGAWLGLFIGLILGFFSPSPWGSLITGLIAGVFFGLITSAVPYAMARGTRDFSSTLQLVAGRYDVLCDPQGAERGRDLLARLKI
- a CDS encoding suppressor of fused domain protein, which gives rise to MADVLATVRAKLLDHFARAGAMEPDEASVTFLGTDRMVILRFGATEDVAAHYVSLGCSSHPMVDPGDLMADPVRGPRAEVMVSLRGPSPVGLARSVAVVAAAPAVEGLVLEPDALIDLETPLWQGAPFTAFLLGRSDIGDVALPEPYSPVSVLSAVPITATEAAWVRLKGAPAMREAWEQDGVDVTDPRRRAASPA
- a CDS encoding magnesium transporter MgtE N-terminal domain-containing protein — encoded protein: MASVNRVYAARLAGMVVLGPDGESIGRVRDVVISISLVRQQPRVLGLVIELLTRKRIFVPILRVTAIEPGAVTLSTGSVSLRRFSQRPGEVLVLGQVLETRVRVDDPELTELAGIDVVVVDLGIEQTRTRDWVVTKVAVRPQRRLGRRSNVHTVDWQHVQGLTPSGLAMPDQGVAQLLEQFEGQRPIEVADAIRELPAKRRYEVVNALDDERLADVLQELPEDEQVALLRQLKTERAADVLEAMDPDDAADLLGTMTPADAEQLLRRMDPEDSEDVRRLLSHSPNTAGGLMTSEPVVLAPDTTVAEALARVRDPDLTPALASLVFVVRPPTATPTGRYLGCVHLQRLLREPPAALVSGMVDKDLPSLRPEDSLGALSRYFAAYNLVCGPVVDEESHLLGAVSVDDVLDHLLPDDWREREAEPEIVTAERTT
- a CDS encoding DUF4190 domain-containing protein; the protein is MTSSDDDAGRNDRSDSAAGGSEQSSAGYEAPPIEQSATPPDYTPPPAYNPAPPQYSSPTEYPPPPPGYAPPYPDQNTGPAPYPGYGGPAYPPPPPYGTAPGGYPPPPMGGYPNAEYGYGAPAAPGTNTMAIASLVASIVGVCCFVGSIVGIVLGILALNQIKQTRQAGHGLAVAGIAVGAVSLVISLVWNFYALSS
- a CDS encoding DUF1003 domain-containing protein, translating into MSDLSARQRLDTPKSSRSFAPRLDVEAVGRVSERFARFLGTGRYLAIQTIFVIVWVFLNVGAFAWQWDPYPFILLNLAFSTQAAYAAPLILLAQNRQENRDRVSLEEDRRRAEQTKADTEYLARELAALRLAVGEVATRDYLRRELEEIREMLVELRPADAAGDGESSKPDTGERRSRKSG
- the corA gene encoding magnesium/cobalt transporter CorA — its product is MPSFRALPPSLMRQGGRPRPDDPDARRIHVPVARAMVDCGVYCDGNRLPGKYTHAAALEKVHAIEAEGRAAFVWIGLHEPDEHQMQAVADVFGLHELAVEDAVHAHQRPKLERYDNTLFLVLKTVKYVDHESIANMREIVETGEIMIFVGPDFVVTVRHGEHGGLAGVRKRLEASPASLKLGPYSVMHAIADSVVDTYLDVTELIETDIDAMEEDIFSPRPLTDIETIYLLKREVVEMRRAVSPLTTDLERIGTHHDDLINVEIRRYMRDVLDHTIKAADRIASFDELLSSLVQAALGKVAMQQNVDMRKISAWVAIAAVPTALAGIYGMNFDNMPELHWTWGYPAVLLVMVTVCLLLYRTFRRNHWL
- a CDS encoding DUF4190 domain-containing protein, producing the protein MTTSGPEQPFDDPGLPPPVYPPPYPGPPPPGYYSAYPAYTTYPGYPPRPPGTNGKAIAALATALGGLICCGLPSIVGLVLGIIAMRETRRTGQNGFGLAVAAVVISTLLIIVGVIYFALTTLLYAGNWQWAP